A stretch of the uncultured Desulfobacter sp. genome encodes the following:
- a CDS encoding Slp family lipoprotein, with protein MNRLNIVIISLVVSVLATGCASIISEELSRQVDSSVTFEKVFDNPEAVKGTTVLFGGEIVSTKNLKEGALVEVVQKTLDAGKKPKHVDESGGRFLALYDGFLDGEIYEKGRAVTVCGVVQGSRVNLLDEIEYKYPLIAAKEIHLWKQPPPPETPFYHSPYRIWPYWY; from the coding sequence ATGAACCGTTTAAATATTGTCATCATCAGCCTGGTCGTATCGGTCTTGGCAACAGGCTGTGCCTCGATTATTTCAGAAGAATTGTCCCGGCAAGTCGATTCCTCTGTCACGTTTGAAAAGGTCTTTGATAATCCCGAGGCAGTTAAAGGGACCACCGTTCTCTTTGGCGGTGAAATTGTTTCCACCAAAAATCTCAAGGAGGGAGCCCTTGTGGAGGTGGTTCAAAAAACCCTGGATGCCGGGAAAAAACCTAAACACGTTGATGAATCCGGCGGTCGATTCCTGGCGCTCTACGACGGTTTTTTGGACGGGGAAATATACGAAAAGGGCCGGGCCGTTACTGTGTGCGGTGTCGTTCAGGGCAGCCGGGTAAACTTGCTGGATGAAATCGAGTACAAGTATCCTCTTATTGCAGCAAAGGAAATTCATCTCTGGAAACAACCGCCGCCCCCGGAAACACCATTTTATCATTCACCGTATCGCATATGGCCGTACTGGTATTGA
- a CDS encoding AraC family transcriptional regulator, whose translation MGIQWNHWINFEAGLRLCPYDYALDNNEVLSQKRDTQPGFEIDFTLCGKVQVQVIQFQGKTNDFFIQAGTNGLYYLPGMAELETRLDIAEGMAPKGVLISGDAAKLNAFATRHKTGTPLPWEESDVKTKAFACEHNATTPAMKMVIEQILYPPVEPGFQSIYLKGKVLELIALQLSQRAKVNANSSSPRLTKQDREKLFHARQILLSRLENPPSISELSRLAGINDFKLKAGFRQIFGDSVFHTLKNARMDKARRLFDETGENVLHIANQVGYANPSHFAAAFRQRFGMSPRAYLNHRQVVGE comes from the coding sequence ATGGGGATTCAATGGAATCACTGGATTAATTTTGAAGCAGGACTCAGGCTTTGCCCTTATGATTATGCTCTGGACAATAATGAAGTGCTTTCTCAAAAACGAGACACCCAGCCTGGGTTTGAAATTGATTTTACTTTATGTGGCAAGGTACAGGTTCAGGTCATTCAATTCCAGGGGAAAACCAATGACTTTTTCATCCAGGCCGGAACCAACGGGTTATATTATCTGCCGGGCATGGCCGAACTTGAAACCCGGCTGGATATAGCGGAAGGGATGGCGCCCAAAGGCGTGCTCATTAGTGGGGATGCAGCCAAACTCAATGCTTTTGCCACACGACACAAAACCGGTACACCATTGCCTTGGGAAGAATCCGATGTGAAAACAAAGGCCTTTGCCTGTGAGCATAACGCCACAACACCGGCAATGAAGATGGTCATTGAACAGATACTTTACCCGCCGGTGGAACCAGGCTTTCAGTCCATTTATCTGAAGGGAAAAGTGTTGGAGCTTATTGCTCTTCAATTGTCCCAGAGAGCAAAAGTAAACGCCAATAGCAGCAGCCCCCGCCTTACAAAACAAGATCGGGAAAAGCTTTTTCATGCCAGACAAATCCTTCTGTCGCGCCTTGAAAATCCTCCTTCAATCAGCGAACTATCCCGATTAGCCGGTATTAACGATTTTAAACTTAAAGCCGGATTCCGTCAGATTTTTGGCGACTCGGTATTCCATACGCTGAAAAACGCCCGAATGGATAAGGCCCGTCGCCTTTTTGATGAAACCGGGGAAAACGTACTTCATATCGCCAACCAGGTCGGTTACGCCAACCCCAGTCATTTTGCTGCGGCCTTTCGCCAGCGCTTTGGTATGTCCCCAAGGGCATATTTAAACCATCGGCAAGTTGTTGGAGAGTAG
- a CDS encoding TonB-dependent receptor, whose translation MVIGRIRNFSFIVVALILIFNLSPPWVWAQDKDEILESDPKKKNHEDRELETITVTAQKREENLQDVPLSISSLSRFQIEDAGIQNTKDIIRYIPNLFMGSPGSHSGCSWLNMRGISALQGDASANPAVGFYVDGVYYSGGFSSEFVDLERIEVLRGPQGTLYGRNTEAGVIHIITKKPDNDFEGKASVSLSNYNTQDYTLSMGGPMVQDKLYFSLAGKYLVSDGFINNEFRKDDESDEKEDLNLRAGLRWTPSDVLDISFTTDYFHYRDGYDPYAPLDDIHTSNTDFEGVHDYQEAKAYNLKADYTGKRFSLTSITSLRYWNDDLANDVDLSSYDKTRWYQDLDFNTFSQEVRIASPENTSALKWLVGSYYFNEDKTVDMIYDMRQYSYKMFQDNDIDTSGYAFFGQATYTLFGRLGVTGGLRYDCTSKKLHYKEYYSAYGMTSQDITTGEEEYEEWLPKVVLDYKWSSNLMTYISYAKGFKGGGFNIYDSTFAGTVYKPEYSSNYEFGLKSSWLDNRIGINLAVFHIDWEDQQLYQSVGPSNSIMTNAGESTSQGIEIELVARPVTGLELTAGIGVTDATFDEYKKPVYDTDTASATYGQIIGETDMSGKSNNYIPEYTYTLGAQYRWMSGFFSRIELQGVGDYYFNLDNSKKQEAYALVNARAGYEGECFEVVLWVKNLFDKEYATQGVAPNSTTRDVWYGAGGDPLTFGVTFTKRF comes from the coding sequence ATGGTTATTGGGAGAATTCGGAATTTTAGTTTTATTGTTGTTGCGTTGATACTGATTTTCAACCTGTCCCCACCTTGGGTATGGGCCCAGGACAAGGACGAAATCCTGGAAAGCGATCCTAAAAAGAAAAACCATGAGGATAGGGAGCTTGAGACGATTACGGTTACGGCACAAAAACGGGAGGAGAACCTGCAGGACGTGCCGTTAAGTATTTCATCCCTGTCCCGGTTCCAGATCGAGGATGCAGGTATTCAAAATACAAAGGATATTATCCGGTATATCCCAAACCTGTTTATGGGATCGCCGGGCAGTCATAGCGGCTGTTCCTGGCTCAACATGCGCGGGATATCAGCCCTTCAAGGAGACGCCAGTGCCAATCCTGCAGTGGGGTTTTATGTGGATGGCGTATACTATTCCGGCGGTTTCAGTTCGGAGTTTGTTGATCTTGAGCGGATCGAAGTGCTGCGCGGTCCCCAGGGAACCCTTTACGGCCGGAATACAGAAGCCGGCGTGATTCATATCATCACCAAAAAACCTGATAACGATTTTGAGGGGAAAGCGTCCGTGTCCCTCAGCAATTACAATACCCAGGACTATACACTTTCCATGGGCGGGCCCATGGTGCAGGACAAGCTTTACTTCAGTCTTGCAGGAAAATACCTGGTATCGGACGGATTTATAAACAATGAATTCAGAAAGGATGACGAATCTGACGAAAAAGAGGATTTAAATCTTCGGGCAGGCCTGCGCTGGACCCCGTCAGACGTCTTGGACATTAGTTTTACCACAGATTATTTCCACTACAGGGATGGATATGATCCCTATGCCCCCCTGGATGATATCCATACCTCAAACACCGATTTTGAGGGGGTTCATGATTATCAGGAGGCCAAGGCCTATAATTTGAAAGCGGACTATACCGGCAAGCGCTTTTCCCTGACCTCAATCACCTCTTTGAGGTATTGGAATGATGATCTGGCAAATGATGTGGATCTTAGTTCCTACGACAAAACAAGATGGTACCAGGATTTGGATTTCAACACCTTTTCCCAGGAAGTTCGAATCGCATCCCCTGAGAATACCAGCGCTTTAAAATGGCTTGTGGGAAGCTATTACTTCAACGAAGATAAAACAGTTGATATGATCTATGATATGCGCCAGTACTCTTATAAGATGTTTCAGGATAACGACATCGATACCAGCGGGTATGCATTTTTCGGACAGGCCACGTACACCTTGTTTGGCCGGCTGGGCGTAACAGGCGGATTAAGGTACGATTGCACGTCCAAAAAGCTGCATTACAAGGAATATTATTCTGCATACGGGATGACCTCCCAGGATATTACAACCGGCGAGGAAGAGTACGAGGAATGGCTGCCCAAGGTGGTCCTGGACTACAAATGGTCTTCAAATTTGATGACCTACATCAGCTATGCCAAGGGATTTAAAGGGGGCGGGTTTAACATATATGATTCCACATTTGCAGGAACGGTGTATAAGCCGGAATACTCTTCTAACTACGAATTCGGGCTTAAATCTTCCTGGCTGGATAACCGTATAGGGATCAATTTGGCGGTTTTCCATATCGACTGGGAAGACCAGCAGTTGTATCAGTCCGTCGGCCCTTCTAACTCAATCATGACCAATGCAGGAGAGTCCACCAGCCAGGGCATTGAGATCGAGCTGGTGGCAAGGCCGGTTACCGGACTGGAGCTGACAGCGGGAATCGGGGTTACGGACGCGACATTTGATGAGTATAAAAAGCCAGTATACGACACGGATACGGCCTCTGCCACCTATGGTCAAATAATCGGGGAAACGGATATGAGCGGAAAATCCAACAACTATATTCCGGAATATACCTATACCCTGGGTGCCCAATACCGGTGGATGAGCGGATTTTTCAGCCGCATTGAGCTTCAGGGTGTCGGAGACTACTATTTTAACTTGGACAACTCTAAAAAACAGGAAGCCTATGCATTGGTCAATGCCCGTGCCGGTTATGAAGGAGAATGCTTTGAAGTGGTACTCTGGGTGAAAAACTTGTTTGATAAGGAGTATGCCACACAAGGCGTTGCTCCCAACTCGACGACGAGAGATGTGTGGTACGGGGCCGGAGGAGACCCCTTGACGTTTGGTGTAACCTTCACCAAACGGTTTTAA
- a CDS encoding nucleotidyltransferase domain-containing protein: protein MSRRNWQKKKSGISALGVFGSFAKRKSRPGSDVDILVKMVKPDLFYMVHIKEELENDYQTKVDIVHYRDKMNPFLKKRIDSEAVYV from the coding sequence ATGTCAAGAAGAAACTGGCAGAAAAAAAAATCCGGGATCAGTGCCCTAGGTGTTTTTGGCTCTTTTGCAAAGAGAAAGAGCAGACCTGGAAGTGATGTGGATATCTTGGTGAAGATGGTCAAACCGGATCTTTTTTACATGGTTCACATTAAAGAAGAACTTGAGAACGATTACCAGACAAAAGTTGATATTGTCCATTATCGTGACAAGATGAATCCGTTTTTAAAAAAGCGTATTGATTCAGAGGCTGTTTATGTTTGA
- a CDS encoding AraC family transcriptional regulator, with translation MYLIHFVRRLIHFAGEVFLNSTTSLPLSKLTGGLPCWPETEQPSSVPINPIYGTGFLSGVVFLQNDIILDFSNYSLYGDGDFIFKGPLSISFPYAVFISCLSGVQHFSYTKPRTPLGPKYSNIELPEFKPGLSMTVNRLEQIQIIGVCMPPAVMSKLTGKSSAELMEMMDRLDYISEKKHKGPDRSKELDFAQITCSRQMLNSYLNNPNDRLYLEAKALELMALQLRQLEHLSEEKHKKKPIGYKEDKILYASEILKNKMESPPKLLELARKVGLNHNQLIQGFKDIYGECPFGYLRILRLENARKLLTNRECNVSEAAYLVGFSSPSHFSKAFKKHYGISPCTCLK, from the coding sequence ATGTATCTGATTCACTTTGTTAGGCGATTGATTCATTTTGCGGGAGAAGTTTTCTTGAATAGTACAACCTCACTGCCTTTATCAAAATTAACGGGAGGCCTGCCATGCTGGCCCGAAACAGAACAGCCATCGTCAGTCCCTATAAATCCCATCTATGGAACCGGCTTTTTATCTGGGGTAGTATTCTTGCAGAACGATATAATTTTGGATTTTTCTAATTATTCCTTATACGGAGATGGTGATTTTATATTTAAGGGACCCCTTTCTATATCGTTCCCCTATGCTGTCTTTATCTCCTGTTTATCCGGCGTCCAACATTTCTCATACACAAAACCACGAACGCCCTTGGGCCCTAAATATTCAAATATTGAGTTACCAGAATTCAAACCCGGCCTTTCGATGACAGTTAACAGGCTTGAACAGATTCAGATTATTGGGGTATGTATGCCTCCTGCCGTTATGTCAAAATTAACAGGGAAAAGCAGTGCCGAGCTAATGGAAATGATGGATCGCCTGGACTATATTTCGGAGAAAAAGCATAAGGGACCTGACCGGTCAAAGGAACTGGACTTCGCCCAGATAACATGTAGTCGTCAAATGCTGAACTCGTACTTGAACAATCCCAATGACAGGCTTTATCTGGAGGCTAAAGCGCTTGAACTGATGGCTTTGCAGCTTCGGCAGCTTGAGCATTTAAGTGAAGAAAAACATAAGAAGAAGCCTATTGGTTACAAAGAAGATAAAATATTATACGCATCCGAAATCCTTAAGAATAAAATGGAAAGTCCGCCAAAATTACTGGAACTTGCCCGTAAAGTTGGTCTCAATCACAACCAGCTTATCCAGGGCTTTAAAGACATATATGGCGAATGCCCGTTCGGTTACCTGCGTATCCTTCGTCTTGAAAACGCGCGTAAACTACTCACCAACCGGGAATGCAATGTTTCCGAAGCCGCTTATCTTGTCGGCTTCTCCAGTCCGAGTCATTTTAGTAAAGCCTTTAAAAAACATTACGGCATTTCTCCATGCACCTGCCTGAAATGA
- a CDS encoding TonB-dependent receptor, translating into MKKTEKGLKKLKRKIALSVVAALLLSQNIYADENSQELDSITVTAQKTEENIQEVPISMTVFDEVAMEDRKIESIQDMAPYTSNFVLLEKGSGYFAPSIRGISNIITSLSNNMSVIVDGIPVSSDNGFNETLMDIERVEVLKGPQGTLYGKEAQAGVINVITKKPDNEIRGKIGAEFGSDNKRQYTVSASGPIVEDKLFVGVSAKHYEKDGFLKNTLLGEYNDKENNYGKVHLRYTPSDNLEMSLISSKLKYDNKGRDYVGAGVSAGDRRISTDVLGYDESNTTSHAFKISYDINDYLLESITTYRNVKTDALRPGENSDLDHNEEHDKSSQELRLSDSSDSFKWVAGVYADKDEIENSSNRIYTNSVTPIRSIEGSDSVGVFIHTDYAINDKFSFISGVRYDKDNKEYEDKTTNTKLELSNNEISPKVSLKYQHNKDSMYYTTISKGYRPGGFWTYAPSGYSPQYDKEALWNYEIGVKNSFFNNRLIVNTAIFYMKIDDMQVKVHPDADSTYVDNAAKATSKGFEIELHGKLTDTIELFGAYGYTNVTFEDYKDANGDYSGNKNIYAPEYSYSIGIQYRDTNGYFARVDVNGYGETYFDKENENSRDAYHLVNAKIGYETEHYDIYLYGKNIFDKEYNSVNMFGGGGIIYSPPREIGVQLTYRF; encoded by the coding sequence ATGAAAAAAACTGAAAAAGGATTAAAAAAACTGAAAAGAAAAATAGCTTTAAGTGTTGTTGCAGCACTTTTACTTTCACAAAACATTTATGCTGATGAGAATTCTCAAGAATTAGATAGCATAACCGTAACGGCACAAAAAACAGAGGAAAATATACAAGAGGTACCCATCTCCATGACCGTATTTGATGAGGTTGCAATGGAAGATAGAAAAATAGAATCAATTCAAGATATGGCACCATATACTTCAAACTTTGTTCTACTGGAAAAAGGTTCAGGATATTTCGCACCCTCTATTCGAGGTATTTCTAACATAATTACTTCACTATCAAATAATATGAGCGTCATAGTTGATGGTATTCCAGTTTCAAGTGATAATGGATTTAATGAAACGTTAATGGATATAGAAAGGGTTGAAGTTCTAAAAGGACCCCAAGGAACACTTTACGGAAAAGAGGCGCAAGCCGGCGTTATTAATGTTATCACTAAAAAACCTGATAATGAAATTAGAGGAAAAATTGGTGCTGAATTTGGAAGTGACAATAAAAGACAATATACGGTAAGTGCAAGCGGTCCGATTGTAGAAGATAAACTATTTGTAGGCGTATCAGCAAAGCACTATGAAAAAGACGGCTTTTTAAAAAATACACTCCTTGGAGAATACAATGATAAAGAAAATAACTATGGAAAAGTCCATTTAAGATATACGCCAAGTGATAATCTTGAAATGTCTTTGATCTCGTCTAAACTAAAATATGACAATAAAGGTAGAGATTATGTTGGTGCCGGCGTTAGTGCAGGTGATAGACGTATAAGTACAGATGTGCTAGGTTATGATGAATCTAATACAACATCTCATGCCTTCAAAATATCTTATGATATAAACGATTATCTTTTAGAATCTATTACAACCTATCGAAATGTAAAAACAGATGCTTTACGACCCGGTGAGAATAGTGACCTTGATCATAATGAAGAACATGATAAGTCTTCACAAGAGCTTAGATTAAGTGACAGTAGCGATTCTTTTAAATGGGTAGCAGGTGTTTATGCTGATAAAGATGAAATTGAAAATTCATCAAATCGTATCTATACCAATTCTGTGACACCTATTAGATCAATAGAAGGAAGTGACTCCGTGGGGGTTTTTATCCATACGGATTATGCGATCAATGATAAATTCTCTTTTATCTCGGGCGTTAGATACGATAAAGATAATAAAGAGTACGAAGATAAAACAACAAATACAAAACTAGAATTATCCAATAATGAAATTTCACCAAAAGTCTCTTTAAAATATCAACACAATAAGGATAGTATGTATTATACAACCATATCAAAAGGGTATCGCCCAGGAGGCTTTTGGACTTATGCGCCAAGTGGCTATTCACCACAATATGATAAAGAGGCTTTATGGAATTATGAGATAGGAGTTAAAAACTCATTTTTTAATAATAGACTTATTGTAAACACAGCAATTTTTTATATGAAAATAGATGATATGCAAGTAAAAGTTCATCCTGATGCTGATAGTACATATGTAGATAATGCAGCGAAAGCAACTTCAAAAGGGTTTGAAATAGAACTACATGGGAAATTAACCGATACGATAGAACTTTTTGGTGCTTACGGATATACAAATGTTACCTTCGAAGATTATAAAGATGCAAATGGTGATTATAGCGGTAATAAGAATATCTATGCTCCGGAATATAGCTATAGTATCGGAATTCAATATCGGGATACAAACGGGTATTTTGCAAGGGTTGATGTAAACGGGTACGGTGAAACATATTTTGATAAAGAAAATGAGAATAGCAGAGATGCTTATCATCTTGTAAATGCAAAGATAGGATATGAAACCGAACATTATGATATTTATTTATATGGTAAAAATATTTTTGATAAAGAATATAACTCTGTCAATATGTTCGGTGGTGGTGGCATTATATATTCTCCACCAAGAGAGATCGGTGTACAACTAACATATAGATTTTAA
- a CDS encoding AraC family transcriptional regulator, which produces MTANSSQSQENDFETYFDRPEKTGNSSIRIIDLGEGLKLVLEKYQLVSKQVSEFEVAPLFLSFAFCISGKSRCTVQDVKKEFITTPGQNYLGFCPDPSGGFKCLSEEPVSFISVFVSPSFLNKLMRGQPIRFPGDFVNIMNGCNDVFYSQEGINTGPMQMTIHQILNCPYQGVLRRVYLESKAMELITLKLAQLTCDNTCLRKNRLTAKEIECIHQAGEILIDNMKNPPSLTDLSRQVGLNDKKLKYGFKQVFNTTAFGYLRSHRMEMGRQFLANGELNISEISYEVGYSERPHFTRAFTKHFGCSPLSYLHSKN; this is translated from the coding sequence ATGACGGCAAATTCAAGTCAATCCCAGGAAAATGATTTTGAAACATATTTTGACAGGCCTGAAAAAACCGGCAACTCTTCCATAAGAATAATCGATCTGGGGGAGGGATTAAAGCTTGTACTTGAAAAGTATCAGCTTGTCAGCAAACAGGTCTCTGAGTTTGAAGTTGCCCCTTTGTTTTTGAGTTTTGCCTTTTGCATTTCAGGAAAAAGCCGCTGTACTGTTCAAGATGTAAAAAAAGAATTTATTACCACACCCGGACAAAATTATCTTGGCTTTTGCCCGGATCCGAGCGGAGGCTTTAAATGCCTGTCCGAGGAACCGGTAAGTTTTATCAGTGTGTTTGTCTCTCCTTCTTTTTTAAATAAGCTAATGAGGGGCCAACCCATCCGGTTTCCCGGTGATTTTGTCAATATTATGAATGGATGCAACGATGTATTTTATAGTCAAGAAGGGATAAATACAGGCCCCATGCAAATGACCATTCATCAAATATTAAACTGCCCATACCAGGGCGTGCTCAGGCGGGTCTATCTAGAAAGTAAGGCAATGGAGCTGATTACACTAAAGCTGGCACAACTGACTTGCGACAATACGTGTTTACGGAAAAACCGGTTAACCGCCAAAGAGATCGAATGTATTCACCAGGCCGGAGAGATTCTAATTGATAACATGAAAAATCCGCCTTCACTGACGGATCTTTCGAGACAAGTCGGATTAAACGATAAAAAGCTCAAATACGGATTTAAACAGGTTTTCAACACCACCGCGTTTGGGTACCTTCGAAGTCATCGTATGGAAATGGGACGCCAGTTCCTGGCCAATGGAGAATTAAATATATCCGAAATATCCTATGAGGTAGGATATTCTGAACGGCCCCATTTTACACGCGCCTTTACAAAGCACTTTGGGTGCAGCCCCCTATCTTATCTTCATTCCAAAAATTAA
- a CDS encoding TonB-dependent receptor, with protein MRASCWYTRALWPALFIGLWAMTPVWGETRENKESRGVVQIEPVTVTASKRDANAQEAAIPMSIVTDVQIEDQSIDSLKDFSAFLPNFIYGGNRLDSGSFSYRGLGYNTFTEKEPVIVNVDGVPWDSRFGILTGFIDIEQVEFLRGPQGTLYGKNAMGGVINITTKQPGDAIHGKVSVNVEENNGYGTKFVVSGPADVDHLFFSLAGAYSTTDGYMTDHTPGGDRDWDHNEKKYLSVKLGYEPSQTLDMSLSYRFNSSDGGHSPIYMGDRFTYDTYNGYKDPKMEQNTHDASFKIDLSTRLFDITAITGFKHTAADAKIAYQPSDYGCPMDVTEGGLSQEIRFKSKDKKEGLQWLFGLYADSSKLDNAITMEYDYSDYGLGVLSDTYAFEIPTKSYAAFGEMTIPLFTPSLALTLGARLERVEKEMDYRHDQADWATGASSGTYNWIYMTDNPTQYTVEDSWRAFLGKMALAYRVNGGFMPYLSISQGYMPGGFNYTNDIKENAQFDEQRSLDYELGFKSMLFDRRLMFNVNLFYTLYKDMQILQNKAGTLVYYVNNAGEAHATGIEADFNAQITRNLNLFGSLGVMEAEYDDYGVETYSGTIDYDGNTMTYAPSYSVSIGAVYRHKTGLFIYGCYHRYGETQFSEDNNSRYERGAYDLVDAKIGYESSMGWEVYVYARNLLNEAYITEAFAGAYDIFAVGEPRTVGLELVYRF; from the coding sequence ATGAGAGCGTCTTGCTGGTATACACGGGCGTTGTGGCCCGCACTATTTATCGGTCTGTGGGCTATGACTCCGGTTTGGGGAGAGACCCGGGAAAATAAAGAATCCAGGGGTGTTGTTCAAATTGAGCCGGTGACTGTCACGGCATCCAAAAGAGATGCCAACGCCCAGGAAGCGGCCATTCCCATGAGCATTGTCACAGATGTTCAGATCGAGGATCAAAGTATAGACAGCCTTAAGGATTTTTCCGCATTTTTACCCAATTTTATTTACGGCGGCAACCGCCTGGACAGTGGCTCCTTTAGCTACCGGGGACTTGGGTATAATACGTTTACTGAAAAAGAACCGGTCATCGTCAATGTAGATGGTGTCCCCTGGGATTCTCGCTTTGGCATACTAACGGGGTTTATCGATATCGAGCAAGTAGAATTTCTGCGTGGCCCCCAGGGAACCCTTTACGGTAAAAACGCCATGGGCGGTGTGATCAATATCACCACCAAGCAGCCGGGAGATGCAATACATGGGAAAGTCAGTGTCAATGTAGAAGAAAATAACGGCTATGGAACCAAATTTGTTGTCAGCGGCCCGGCAGATGTTGACCACCTGTTTTTTTCACTGGCCGGCGCCTATTCAACCACGGATGGGTATATGACCGATCATACCCCTGGTGGGGATAGGGATTGGGATCATAACGAGAAAAAATATCTGTCCGTAAAATTGGGATATGAGCCATCCCAAACACTGGACATGAGCCTGTCCTATCGTTTCAACAGCAGCGATGGCGGCCACAGCCCCATCTACATGGGAGACCGGTTCACTTATGATACATATAACGGTTATAAAGATCCAAAGATGGAGCAAAACACCCATGATGCCTCGTTCAAAATAGACCTATCCACCAGGCTGTTTGATATCACCGCCATAACCGGGTTTAAACATACCGCTGCAGATGCAAAAATCGCCTATCAGCCATCTGATTACGGCTGCCCCATGGATGTGACGGAAGGCGGTCTTTCCCAGGAGATCCGGTTCAAATCAAAAGATAAAAAAGAGGGTCTGCAATGGCTTTTCGGATTGTACGCAGACTCCTCAAAGCTGGACAATGCCATTACCATGGAATACGACTACTCTGACTATGGCTTGGGCGTTTTGTCCGATACCTACGCTTTTGAAATTCCAACCAAATCCTATGCCGCCTTTGGCGAAATGACAATTCCATTGTTTACACCTTCTCTGGCTTTGACCCTGGGTGCAAGGTTGGAACGGGTGGAAAAAGAGATGGATTACCGTCACGATCAGGCCGACTGGGCCACAGGCGCAAGTTCCGGTACCTATAACTGGATCTATATGACGGATAATCCAACCCAATATACAGTTGAGGATTCCTGGCGTGCATTTTTGGGTAAAATGGCTTTGGCGTATCGGGTGAACGGCGGATTCATGCCCTATTTGTCCATATCACAGGGCTATATGCCGGGCGGGTTTAATTACACAAACGATATCAAGGAGAATGCACAGTTTGACGAACAAAGGTCCTTGGACTATGAACTGGGCTTCAAGTCCATGCTTTTTGATCGCCGGCTGATGTTCAACGTCAATCTTTTTTATACCCTGTATAAGGACATGCAGATTCTTCAAAATAAGGCCGGAACCCTGGTGTATTACGTCAACAATGCCGGTGAAGCCCATGCGACAGGTATTGAGGCGGATTTTAACGCCCAAATAACCAGAAATCTGAATCTGTTCGGAAGTTTGGGGGTAATGGAGGCCGAGTATGATGACTATGGGGTGGAAACCTATTCGGGAACCATTGACTATGACGGCAACACCATGACCTATGCGCCATCCTACAGTGTCAGCATTGGTGCCGTATACCGGCACAAAACCGGCCTGTTTATCTATGGATGCTACCACCGTTACGGAGAAACCCAATTCAGCGAAGACAACAACTCCCGGTATGAAAGAGGTGCCTATGATCTGGTGGATGCCAAAATCGGATATGAGTCTTCTATGGGGTGGGAGGTCTATGTTTATGCTCGAAACCTCCTGAATGAAGCGTATATCACCGAAGCCTTTGCCGGTGCCTATGATATTTTCGCTGTGGGCGAACCCCGTACCGTTGGCCTTGAACTCGTTTACCGGTTTTAA
- a CDS encoding FeoB small GTPase domain-containing protein, translated as MLSNSMAMNATSVTVALAGQPNTGKSTLFNRLTGARQHVGNWPGKTVEQKSRRFDHSETKQALQWSALPPGIQAANPMGDLGRLPHSPAAWYPRRLYPQKGSLFKKGERQWSRHRAHRREAPGGGQVAHSAF; from the coding sequence ATGCTTTCAAATTCTATGGCCATGAACGCTACTTCGGTGACCGTGGCCCTTGCAGGACAACCCAACACGGGAAAGTCCACGCTTTTCAACCGCCTTACAGGCGCAAGGCAGCATGTGGGAAACTGGCCCGGAAAGACCGTGGAGCAAAAATCCCGGCGCTTTGACCATAGCGAAACAAAACAAGCCCTGCAATGGTCAGCCCTACCCCCCGGCATCCAGGCCGCAAACCCAATGGGCGACCTTGGCCGCCTTCCACATAGTCCTGCGGCTTGGTATCCACGGCGCCTTTATCCTCAAAAGGGTTCTTTGTTCAAAAAAGGGGAGAGGCAATGGAGTAGGCACAGGGCACACCGGCGGGAGGCTCCCGGTGGAGGGCAGGTCGCCCATTCGGCTTTTTAA